In Dama dama isolate Ldn47 chromosome 20, ASM3311817v1, whole genome shotgun sequence, a single window of DNA contains:
- the SLC2A1 gene encoding solute carrier family 2, facilitated glucose transporter member 1: MEPTSKKLTGRLMLAVGGAVLGSLQFGYNTGVINAPQKVIEEFYNQTWIQRYGDPIPPTTLTTLWSLSVAIFSVGGMIGSFSVGLFVNRFGRRNSMLMMNLLAFVSAVLMGFSKLGKSFEMLILGRFIIGVYCGLTTGFVPMYVGEVSPTELRGALGTLHQLGIVVGILIAQVFGLDSIMGNQDLWPLLLSVLFIPALLQCVLLPFCPESPRFLLINRNEENRAKSVLKKLRGTADVTRDLQEMKEESRQMMREKKVTILELFRSAAYRQPILIAVVLQLSQQLSGINAVFYYSTSIFKKAGVQQPVYATIGSGIVNTAFTVVSLFVVERAGRRTLHLIGLAGMAGCAVLMTIALALLERLPWMSYLSIVAIFGFVAFFEVGPGPIPWFIVAELFSQGPRPAAIAVAGFSNWTSNFIVGMCFQYVQELCGPYVFIIFTVLLVLFFIFTYFKVPETKGRTFDEIASGFRQGGASQSDKTPEELFHPLGADSQV; the protein is encoded by the exons aaGCTGACGGGCCGCCTCATGCTGGCTGTGGGAGGGGCAGTGCTCGGCTCCCTGCAGTTTGGTTACAACACTGGAGTCATCAATGCCCCCCAGAAG GTGATTGAAGAGTTCTACAACCAGACGTGGATCCAGCGCTATGGGGACCCCATCCCACCCACCACGCTGACCACACTCTGGTCCCTGTCTGTGGCCATCTTCTCGGTGGGAGGCATGATTGGTTCCTTCTCCGTGGGCCTTTTTGTTAACCGTTTTGGCCG GCGGAATTCAATGCTGATGATGAACCTCCTGGCCTTCGTGTCCGCTGTACTCATGGGCTTCTCAAAACTGGGCAAGTCCTTTGAGATGCTGATCCTGGGTCGCTTCATCATTGGTGTGTACTGCGGCCTGACCACTGGCTTTGTGCCCATGTACGTGGGGGAGGTGTCCCCCACGGAGCTTCGAGGGGCCCTGGGCACACTACACCAGCTGGGCATCGTCGTCGGCATTCTCATCGCCCAG GTGTTCGGCCTGGACTCCATCATGGGCAACCAGGATCTGTGGCCCCTGCTGCTAAGCGTCCTCTTCATCCCGGCCCTGCTGCAGTGCGTCCTGCTGCCCTTCTGCCCCGAGAGCCCCCGCTTCCTGCTCATTAACCGCAACGAGGAGAACCGGGCCAAGAGCG tgctgaagaagctgCGTGGGACCGCGGATGTGACCCGCGAcctgcaggagatgaaggaggagaGCCGGCAGATGATGCGGGAGAAGAAGGTCACCATCCTGGAGCTGTTCCGCTCGGCAGCCTACCGCCAGCCCATCCTCATTGCTGTGGTGCTGCAGCTGTCCCAGCAGCTGTCCGGCATCAACGCT GTTTTCTATTACTCCACAAGCATCTTCAAGAAGGCAGGGGTGCAGCAGCCCGTGTATGCCACCATCGGCTCCGGCATCGTCAACACAGCCTTCACTGTCGTGTCG CTATTTGTGGTGGAACGAGCCGGCCGGCGGACCCTGCATCTCATTGGCCTGGCCGGCATGGCAGGCTGTGCAGTGCTCATGACCATCGCGCTGGCGCTGCTG GAGCGGCTGCCCTGGATGTCCTACCTGAGCATCGTGGCCATCTTTGGCTTCGTGGCCTTTTTCGAAGTGGGCCCAGGCCCCATCCCGTGGTTCATTGTGGCTGAACTCTTCAGCCAGGGCCCTCGTCCTGCTGCCATTGCCGTCGCCGGCTTCTCCAACTGGACCTCGAATTTCATTGTGGGCATGTGCTTCCAGTATGTGCAG GAACTGTGCGGACCCTATGTCTTCATCATCTTCACCGTGCTCCTGGTTCTGTTCTTCATCTTCACCTACTTCAAAGTTCCCGAGACAAAAGGCCGGACCTTTGATGAGATTGCTTCCGGCTTCAGGCAGGGAGGAGCAAGCCAAAGTGACAAGACACCTGAGGAGCTGTTCCACCCTCTGGGAGCTGATTCCCAAGTGTGA